In the Haliaeetus albicilla chromosome 7, bHalAlb1.1, whole genome shotgun sequence genome, one interval contains:
- the EZR gene encoding ezrin: MPKPVNVRVVTMDAELEFAIQPNTTGKQLFDQVVKTIGLREVWYFGLQYVDNKGFQTWLKLDKKVSAQEIRKENPLQFKFRAKFFPEDVSEELIQDITQKLFFLQVKEGILSDEIYCPPETAVLLGSYAVQAKFGDYNKDVHKPGYLNSERLIPQRVMDQHKLSREQWEERIQVWHAEHSGMLKENAMLEYLKIAQDLEMYGINYFEIKNKKGTDLWLGVDALGLNIYEKDDKLTPKIGFPWSEIRNISFNDKKFVIKPIDKKAPDFVFYAPRLRINKRILQLCMGNHELYMRRRKPDTIEVQQMKAQAREEKQQKQMERQQLENEKKKRETIEREKEQMLREKEELLVRLQEYEVKTQKAEKELSDQIQRAIQLEEERRRAQEEAERLEADRLAALQAKEELERQTMDQIKSQEQLATELAEYTAKIALLEEARRRKESEVEEWQIRAKEAQEDLVKTKEELHLVMTAPPPPPPPVYEPVNYHVHDNLQDEGSEYSAYSAEFSSEGIRNDRNEEKRITEAEKNERVQRQLRALTDELAQARDENKRTHNDIIHSENMRQGRDKYKTLRQIRQGNTKQRIDEFEAM; encoded by the exons GTGGTTAAAACCATAGGTTTGCGAGAAGTGTGGTACTTTGGTCTTCAGTATGTGGACAACAAAGGATTCCAGACTTGGCTGAAGCTTGATAAAAAG GTTTCTGCTCAagaaatcagaaaggagaaTCCCCTCCAGTTCAAATTCCGTGCCAAGTTCTTCCCAGAAGATGTGTCTGAAGAGCTGATCCAGGACATCACACAGAAGCTCTTCTTCCTGCAGGTGAAGGAAGGGATCCTCAGCGATGAGATCTACTGTCCTCCTGAAACAGCAGTACTTCTTGGCTCCTATGCTGTGCAGGCCAAATTTGGAGATTACAACAAAGATGTGCACAAGCCTGGATACCTCAATTCAGAACGTCTGATCCCCCAAAG GGTGATGGACCAGCATAAACTCTCCAGAGAGCAATGGGAAGAACGGATCCAGGTGTGGCATGCTGAACACAGTGGCATGCTGAA AGAGAACGCCATGCTGGAATACCTGAAGATTGCTCAAGACCTGGAGATGTATGGAATCAACTACTTTGAAATCAAGAATAAGAAAGGAACTGACCTTTGGCTGGGGGTTGATGCCTTGGGGCTCAACATCTATGAAAAGGATGATAA ACTGACTCCAAAGATTGGGTTCCCCTGGAGCGAAATCAGAAACATCTCTTTCAATGACAAGAAGTTTGTTATAAAGCCTATTGACAAGAAGGCACCA GATTTTGTGTTTTACGCCCCTCGTCTGAGAATTAACAAGAGGATCCTGCAGCTCTGCATGGGCAACCATGAACTGTACATGCGGCGCAGGAAGCCTGACACCATTGAGGTGCAACAGATGAAAGCCCAGGCCCGGGAGGagaagcaacagaaacaaatggaaag GCAACAACTagaaaatgagaagaagaagagggagacaattgagagggagaaagagcaaatgttgagggagaaggaggagctgctggtgAGGCTACAAGAGTATGAGGTGAAGactcagaaagcagagaaag AGCTCTCAGATCAGATCCAAAGAGCCATtcagctggaggaggaaaggaggcgAGCCCAGGAGGAAGCAGAACGCTTGGAAGCTGATCGTTTGGCTGCTCTGCAGGCCAAGGAAGAGCTGGAGAGACAAACTATGGACCAGATAAAGAGCCAGGAACAGCTG GCTACAGAGCTTGCCGAGTATACAGCCAAGATTGCACTTCTTGAAGAGGCAAGGAGGCGTAAAGAGAGTGAGGTTGAAGAGTGGCAAATCAGA GCCAAGGAAGCCCAGGAGGATCTGGTAAAGACAAAAGAGGAGCTACACCTGGTAATGACTGCTCCGCCTCCACCCCCACCGCCTGTCTATGAGCCAGTGAACTACCATGTCCATGATAACTTGCAAGATGAAGGATCTGAGTACTCTGCCTACAGCGCAGAGTTCTCCAGCGAGGGGATCAGGAATGACCGCAACGAGGAGAAACGCATTACTGAAGCAGAGAAGAATGAACGTGTACAGAGGCAACTGAGG GCGCTGACAGATGAGCTGGCCCAGGCTAGAGATGAAAATAAGAGGACCCACAATGATATTATCCACTCAGAGAACATGCGACAAGGACGTGACAAGTACAAGACGCTGCGGCAGATCCGGCAAGGCAACACCAAGCAGAGAATTGATGAGTTTGAGGCAATGTAA